Proteins encoded within one genomic window of Bombus vancouverensis nearcticus chromosome 4, iyBomVanc1_principal, whole genome shotgun sequence:
- the LOC117166739 gene encoding uncharacterized protein LOC117166739 isoform X4, translated as MVPLRTYIGYYIFYSWEYYTGLSAVVSFCSLSWAISTYTKAMHKINPDHNEATWIVLTLQGLWRAGMLISRIAVLVLTVICLKEWSLLFLGKYESELARLLKINSCLSRSSCSTLNVTGFHWLFMTIWVLLQNTDFCPTVWEERIYNCIIGFIYCFDFFNLRVGKSRYRVFVFYSVIVIENIVFLIVFVLCFKDAIKAEEIAIMTGLIIGGMIIGLTSMLFYYGKFHPSKIGGISKATDESSKTVTNKAVTPRSFKQYYPNSFASSSCSIDHSPRATSEEITTDKQYLLTNIVQNSECTENGIINQICQIENEPATTAICLISECESAHNISKDENMSSSGLQKNTFSVTGDNTCEYLEIQNDCNDSNEKDIHRQKRRGICLPTTHGLDIDKDVSTKDPNSCLPLQKRRGICFSNQLILEMENDVQEKVVTNRNLVPDVSTKRDKLEECSRGNICEDINSITLLRERLETPTIFNDTCEKIATEETEKLTKELQQRDETMSCVTSIHDYENVCPLGVARPPWCIRSWKGYTDIETYIHDDSVVRDRRRDTLTSTTTGTTYSSEFSDTTCASSVLRGILKQDDYLDTLTYDLIDSRELKTTYNEDISTKRISDIDEQNPTLYIAKPVVIDDKGGMFALDTILEEHDEITTKEKFEYTQPGPGDSVSTLVSTIDQIRKYTAENSPRHVYHTTGSQWEDFDPKNLIKKAQLTKALFKNDSATCNRNYINCLDESESIVRGKCEIDTIKDLVKYCTIESIKKTPLIDAILSDSPILGNKAKLQKQASIARQKDESDSKENDLYVEMSPLVPVENVKVVHNNLSETVSSNIMNMNSTDVTRAATMPNICMQSAKSANSNNNEEKLEPSDDKRKKPINYPKRKFSLLKEKFESKSQLVYVVTPNNAIKIGQSAASSELDVSKKNVSVILKKSSDCTRYDKENLAPIASFKVSHEKNTSNDRCHSNRDNIDLIYENDKSLCGSDLNLKERRHIFLEQVLSPPKLLTWNKRKSFSGSTVKKPA; from the exons ATGGTTCCATTAAGAACATACATTggttattacattttttattcttgGGAGTATTACACAG gtTTATCCGCTGTAGTCTCCTTTTGTTCATTGAGCTGGGCTATAAGTACATATACAAAAGCAATGCACAAAATAAATCCTGATCATAATGAAGCAACATGGATAGTACTGACTCTTCAAGGTCTTTGGCGAGCTGGAATGCTGATATCCCGAATAGCTGTTTTGGTTTTAACAGTAATTTGTTTAAAAGAATGGTCTTTATTGTTTCTTGGTAAGTATGAGAGCGAACTAGCAAGATTGCTCAAAATAAACTCATGTCTTTCACGTAGTTCGTGTTCCACTCTGAATGTTACAGGATTCCACTGGCTTTTTATGACCATTTGGGTACTTCTCCAAAACACAGACTTTTGCCCAACTGTATGGGAAGAgcgtatttataattgtattataggatttatttattgcttcgatttttttaatttacgcgTAGGCAAATCTCGGTATAGAGTATTCGTGTTTTACTCTGTCATTGTAATAGAAAACATAGTCTTTTTAATCGTGTTTGTATTATGTTTTAAAGATGCGATAAAAGCTGAAGAAATAGCGATAATGACAGGTTTAATAATTGGAGGAATGATTATCGGCTTGACGAGCATGTTGTTCTACTATGGAAAATTTCACCCATCAAAAATCGGAGGTATATCTAAAGCTACCGATGAAAGCTCTAAGACCGTAACCAACAAAGCTGTCACCCCTAGATCTTTCAAACAGTATTATCCCAATTCATTCGCGTCGTCCTCCTGTTCTATTGATCATTCTCCAAGGGCTACTTCCGAGGAAATCACCACGGATAAACAGTACTTATTAACTAATATCGTACAAAATTCGGAATGCACGGAAAATGGTATTATCAACCAAATCTGTCAAATTGAAAACGAACCAGCAACAACTGCTATTTGCCTTATTTCGGAGTGCGAGTCGGCGCACAACATTTCGAAAGACGAAAATATGTCGTCGAGCGGCTTGCAAAAAAACACATTTTCCGTAACTGGTGACAATACCTGCGAATACCTTGAAATTCAAAACGATTGTAACGATTCCAATGAGAAAGATATTCATCGCCAGAAACGCAGAGGTATTTGTTTGCCAACGACTCATGGATTAGATATCGACAAAGATGTTTCAACGAAAGATCCAAATTCTTGTCTTCCATTGCAAAAGAGACGAGGTATCTGTTTCTCAAATCAGCTTATCCTTGAAATGGAGAACGATGTTCAGGAAAAGGTTGTGACCAATAGAAATTTGGTACCGGACGTAAGTACGAAACGCGACAAATTAGAAGAATGTTCTCGTGGTAATATTTGCGAGGATATTAACAGTATTACATTGTTAAGAGAGAGATTGGAAACTCCAACGATTTTTAACGATACTTGCGAGAAAATTGCAACGGAGGAAACAGAAAAATTGACGAAGGAGTTGCAGCAGAGGGATGAAACGATGAGTTGTGTTACCTCGATTCACGACTATGAGAATGTTTGTCCTCTTGGTGTGGCTAGACCACCGTGGTGCATTCGTAGTTGGAAAGGATATACGGATATAGAAACTTACATCCATGACGATAGCGTTGTCAGAGACAGAAGAAGAGATACTTTAACAAGTACAACTACCGGCACTACTTACAGTTCTGAGTTTTCCGACACGACTTGCGCGAGTTCGGTATTAAGAGGAATTCTGAAACAAGACGATTATCTCGACACGCTTACATATGATTTGATAGATTCTCGAGAGTTAAAAACGACATACAATGAAGATATTTCTACGAAAAGAATTTCCGACATTGACGAACAAAACCCCACTCTGTATATCGCGAAGCCGGTGGTAATAGATGATAAAGGTGGAATGTTCGCATTGGATACCATTTTGGAGGAACATGATGAAATTACCacgaaagaaaaatttgaatataCCCAACCCGGTCCCGGTGATTCGGTTAGTACGTTAGTTAGTACGATAGATCAAATCAGGAAATATACTGCGGAAAATTCTCCTAGGCATGTCTATCATACCACGGGTAGTCAATGGGAAGACTTTGATccgaaaaatttgataaagaagGCGCAGCTGACGAAAGCGTTGTTTAAAAATGACTCCGCAACGTGTAACAGAAATTACATTAATTGCTTGGACGAATCAGAATCGATTGTTCGAGGTAAATGCGAAATAGATACTATCAAAGATTTAGttaaatactgtacgatagaaTCGATTAAGAAGACGCCTTTGATAGATGCTATACTTTCCGATTCACCTATTTTAGGAAATAAAGCGAAGCTGCAAAAACAAGCTTCTATCGCACGTCAAAAGGATGAATCCGATTCAAAGGAGAACGATTTATACGTTGAAATGAGTCCATTGGTACCTGTTGAAAATGTTAAGGTTGTACATAATAATTTATCCGAGACAGTGTCCTCTAATATCATGAATATGAATTCTACGGATGTTACGCGGGCAGCCACTATGCCAAATATTTGCATGCAATCGGCAAAGTCGGCAAATTctaataataatgaagaaaAATTAGAACCGTCTGACGACAAACGTAAAAAACCGATTAATTATCCGAAACGAAAATTTTCTctgttaaaagaaaaatttgaatcCAAGTCGCAATTAGTTTACGTTGTTACACCGAATAATGCTATTAAAATTGGACAATCCGCTGCCTCTTCGGAATTAGATGTATCGAAAAAAAATGTCTCGGTAATTTTAAAAAAGTCATCCGATTGTACAAGGTACGACAAAGAAAATTTAGCTCCTATCGCATCGTTTAAAGTAAGTCACGAAAAGAATACTTCGAACGATAGGTGTCATTCAAATCGAGATAATATCGATCTTATTTACGAAAACGATAAGTCTTTGTGCGGTAGCGatttaaatttgaaagaaagaagaCATATATTTTTGGAGCAAGTTTTATCGCCGCCGAAATTATTAACATGGAATAAAAGAAAGTCTTTCAGTGGATCTACTGTGAAAAAACCTGCATAA